A single window of Desulforegula conservatrix Mb1Pa DNA harbors:
- a CDS encoding DUF1499 domain-containing protein — protein MQKSVLVVCFLITLTGCTWVTGRMEDCPYTPNCVSSKMQNPIHGIDPIPFRGSPESAMSRIEKVILSMPRTEIVEKEPGYIRAIYISLVFRFRDDVECMVDPEKSVIHIRSSSRLGISDLGANSRRVKEIKRLFDGGLEADKKQGEESK, from the coding sequence ATGCAAAAATCTGTTTTGGTTGTCTGCTTTCTAATTACTCTTACTGGCTGCACATGGGTAACGGGAAGAATGGAAGACTGTCCCTACACTCCCAACTGCGTTTCATCGAAAATGCAAAATCCGATTCACGGTATTGATCCTATTCCTTTTAGGGGTAGTCCTGAATCTGCAATGTCCCGCATTGAAAAAGTCATTCTTTCGATGCCTCGTACCGAGATCGTGGAGAAGGAGCCGGGATACATTCGGGCTATTTACATTTCTCTTGTTTTCAGATTTAGGGATGACGTCGAATGCATGGTAGATCCTGAAAAAAGTGTTATTCACATAAGATCGTCATCACGCCTCGGAATATCAGATCTCGGAGCAAACAGCCGAAGGGTAAAAGAAATAAAACGACTGTTTGACGGAGGTCTGGAGGCTGATAAAAAGCAAGGTGAAGAGTCGAAATGA
- a CDS encoding carbonic anhydrase, with amino-acid sequence MNRQESENNPLIIHNKNDDVLNADEALVRLMEGNERFLRGEPLHTRTSMEVLADLVKGQRPYATIVGCSDSRVPPELLFDAEFGDLFVIRVAGNVCTPEIMGSIQYAGTHLNIELFMILGHENCGAVQAALSAKFQGAQDRSRIQLLLQSILPGLDDIDPQLPPQRMLECAVEANIRWTIRQLKETPEGRARIAEGRIKLVGAVFEITTGRVRLIH; translated from the coding sequence ATGAATCGACAAGAATCGGAAAACAACCCTTTGATTATCCACAACAAAAACGATGATGTTCTAAACGCAGACGAAGCGCTTGTGCGTCTGATGGAAGGGAATGAGCGTTTTCTGAGGGGCGAGCCACTACACACGAGGACATCCATGGAGGTTCTCGCAGATCTCGTCAAAGGCCAGAGACCCTATGCTACCATAGTGGGCTGCAGTGATTCGCGGGTGCCGCCGGAGCTTCTGTTTGACGCAGAATTCGGAGACCTGTTCGTCATCCGTGTGGCTGGCAATGTGTGTACGCCGGAGATTATGGGCAGCATCCAGTATGCAGGAACACATCTTAATATTGAATTGTTCATGATTCTTGGCCATGAAAACTGCGGTGCGGTCCAGGCTGCTCTATCTGCAAAGTTTCAGGGCGCTCAGGATCGTTCGCGCATACAGTTGCTGCTCCAGTCAATACTTCCGGGCCTTGATGATATCGATCCTCAGCTGCCACCACAGCGTATGCTTGAGTGCGCCGTCGAGGCCAACATCAGATGGACTATTCGTCAACTCAAGGAAACACCTGAAGGCCGTGCGCGCATAGCAGAAGGCCGCATCAAACTTGTGGGCGCGGTCTTTGAGATCACGACCGGAAGAGTGCGACTGATTCATTAA
- a CDS encoding DUF3313 domain-containing protein — MKINGKLALLSLSVFMAFSLTACMNTKQARYMDEKTKTVLVDRSLLDYGGYDEALLRYANPKADYKKYTSVIIDPVMMFKPKNASKEEIADLKTLSSNCYGYLVRELGSDFKIVKDPAPGVLKIQVAILDAETSDPTMDMLSTVLPFGAAFSVAKTFVTGKPSAVGEISGEMKITDATTGEVLFAGADRRAGGKGMSGIFDSWHDANAGMEYWAKKTRYVLCKERGGDKCDRPSNF; from the coding sequence ATGAAGATCAATGGAAAGCTGGCCTTGTTGTCCTTATCTGTTTTTATGGCATTTTCTCTTACAGCATGTATGAACACCAAGCAGGCAAGATACATGGATGAAAAAACAAAAACCGTTCTTGTTGACCGTTCATTGCTGGATTATGGCGGATATGATGAGGCCCTTCTTCGGTATGCCAATCCAAAGGCAGACTATAAGAAATACACAAGTGTGATAATCGATCCGGTAATGATGTTTAAACCCAAAAATGCTTCAAAAGAAGAAATTGCGGATTTAAAAACTCTTTCTTCAAACTGCTATGGGTATCTTGTTAGAGAGTTAGGCAGTGATTTCAAGATTGTTAAAGATCCAGCGCCTGGAGTTCTTAAGATACAGGTAGCAATTCTGGACGCAGAAACGTCAGATCCTACTATGGATATGCTTTCAACTGTACTTCCTTTTGGGGCTGCTTTTTCTGTCGCTAAAACTTTTGTTACAGGAAAGCCTAGTGCTGTTGGTGAAATAAGCGGTGAAATGAAAATTACAGATGCAACCACAGGCGAAGTTCTGTTTGCAGGTGCAGATAGAAGAGCTGGCGGAAAAGGTATGAGCGGAATTTTTGATTCATGGCATGATGCAAACGCCGGAATGGAATATTGGGCAAAAAAAACCCGTTACGTTCTTTGTAAAGAACGCGGCGGAGACAAATGCGACAGGCCTAGTAATTTCTGA